One Brassica napus cultivar Da-Ae chromosome C2, Da-Ae, whole genome shotgun sequence DNA window includes the following coding sequences:
- the LOC111211462 gene encoding uncharacterized protein LOC111211462, protein MWLTHLLKDLRVWASTVVLYSDSTAAIYIATNPVFHERTKHIELDCHTVREKLDKGLMKTLHCHQPTVSRSSAEAEYRALALASCEMMWLTHLLKDLRVWASTVVLYSDSTAAIYIATNPVFHERTKHIELDCHTVREKLDKGLMKTLHCHQPTVSRSSAEAEYRALALASCEMMWLTHLLKDLRVWASTVVLYSDSTAAIYIATNPVFHERTKHIELDCHTVCEKLDKGLMKTLHVRTEDQVADILTKPLFPHQFEHLKSKTSLINTYSSSLGDLLELVKSLNWFPFAGSL, encoded by the coding sequence ATGTGGTTGACCCATTTGCTCAAAGATCTTCGGGTGTGGGCTTCCACAGTAGTTCTTTATTCTGATAGTACCGCTGCGATATACATTGCCACCAATCCGGTTTTTCACGAGAGAACAAAACATATTGAGCTCGATTGCCATACAGTTCGTGAGAAGTTGGATAAAGGCTTAATGAAGACCCTTCATTGCCACCAACCTACTGTATCTCGGTCTTCTGCTGAAGCAGAGTATAGAGCATTAGCATTGGCGTCTTGTGAAATGATGTGGTTGACCCATTTGCTCAAAGATCTTCGGGTGTGGGCTTCCACAGTAGTTCTTTATTCTGATAGTACTGCTGCGATATACATTGCCACCAATCCGGTTTTTCACGAGAGAACAAAACATATTGAGCTTGATTGCCATACAGTTCGTGAGAAGTTGGATAAAGGCTTAATGAAGACCCTTCATTGCCACCAACCTACTGTATCTCGGTCTTCTGCTGAAGCAGAGTATAGAGCTTTAGCATTGGCGTCTTGTGAGATGATGTGGTTGACCCATTTGCTCAAAGATCTTCGGGTGTGGGCTTCCACAGTAGTTCTTTATTCTGATAGTACCGCTGCGATATACATTGCCACCAATCCGGTTTTTCACGAGAGAACAAAACATATTGAGCTCGATTGCCATACAGTTTGTGAGAAGTTGGATAAAGGCTTAATGAAGACCCTTCATGTGCGTACTGAAGATCAGGTTGCAGACATTTTGACTAAACCTTTATTCCCTCATCAGTTTGAACATCTCAAGTCCAAGACGAGCTTAATCAACACATACAGCTCATCTTTAGGGGACCTATTGGAGTTGGTTAAATCATTGAATTGGTTTCCTTTCGCTGGTTCActataa
- the LOC111211463 gene encoding uncharacterized protein LOC111211463, with protein MVIRKKLPPRRGRCREPQPQPVAIRSAVFTGYDGDECEPVPGDDCEAIVDDPGDEIEEYENEVSEEEGCGVQTEEEACEVFSSHFGDVASNDGDENDESGDYDCWNEDNTPDPVSSDDEEEDAGMRIIRLFLYQLMTRKKMREGKLVRMQHQPMRYDIKLYISTQIKIGAVCSDTEYDCPWRVYCSFEKRKHKLQIKVYLNEHACIRSGYSKMLKPSSIAQLFAERLRVNPKLTAKEIAEEIKRTYNLIVTEDQCQKAKTKVTRERRASHEKHFSRIWDYEAELRKTNPGTITEIVTIPGQTPRSKQRFERIYICFEAQRAAWKSTCRPIIGLDGAFLKWDVKGQLIAAMGRDGDCRIVPIAWAVVEIENDINWAWFVNYLKVDLQLSDGSNLTFISDKQKGLVKAVHLELPNAEHRMCARHILGNWKRDSHDPQLERLVLEIARSYTLGDFIEHTNALKSYNQLAHQTLQATNPHTWSGAYFKVGSCCNDNLNNLNESFNKTICEAMRKPLLGMLEDIRRKCMVRTTKRSIIANRLKTRYTKRAHIAIETAIAKSQDCIRYMATGDVYEIDYHNCSYSVDMGLKTCGCGMWQLNGIPRNHAACVITAKKQKIVDYVSDYYTTIRWRKTYDCSIRPVEGMKLWPMLNRLPVLPPPNRLGNRGRPSTYARRKIANESSSSSSKTKLSREKRVMIFSNCREEGHTKPRCSKPSVPPEPKRPSGRPKNDQGGSQGGSQIGS; from the exons ATGGTGATAAGGAAAAAGCTTCCACCACGTCGAGGCAGATGTAGAGAACCTCAACCTCAACCTGTTGCAATAAGGTCGGCTGTATTTACAGGCTATGATGGAGATGAGTGTGAACCTGTACCCGGTGATGATTGTGAGGCTATTGTTGATGATCCTGGTGATGAGATCGAAGAATATGAGAATGAGGTttcagaagaagaaggatgTGGCGTAcaaactgaagaagaagcttgtgAAGTTTTCTCATCCCACTTTGGAGATGTTGCAAGTAATGATGGAGACGAAAACGATGAGAGTGGAGATTATGATTGCTGGAATGAGGATAATACGCCTGATCCTGTATCATCCgatgacgaggaagaagatgctGGAATGAGGATAATACGCCTGTTCCTGTATCAGCtgatgacgaggaagaagatgcgCGAAGGGAAGCTTGTGAGGATGCAGCATCAGCCGATGAG ATATGATATCAAGCTATACATATCAACACAAATTAAGATTGGCGCTGTTTGTTCTGACACTGAGTATGATTGTCCTTGGAGAGTGTATTGTTCGTTTGAGAAGAGGAAACATAAACTGCAGATAAAGGTTTATCTTAATGAACACGCTTGTATACGTTCTGGTTACTCGAAGATGTTGAAGCCTTCATCAATTGCGCAGCTGTTTGCGGAGAGGTTGAGGGTGAATCCTAAGCTTACAGCTAAGGAAATTGCTGAAGAGATCAAGAGAACATACAACTTGATTGTTACTGAAGACCAATGTCAAAAAGCTAAGACTAAAGTCACAAGAGAAAGAAGAGCAAGTCATGAAAAACACTTTTCTCGAATCTGGGATTATGAAGCAGAGCTTCGAAAGACTAATCCGGGAACCATAACTGAGATAGTGACCATTCCTGGACAAACACCAAGAAGCAAGCAAAGGTTTGAACGTATCTACATTTGTTTTGAAGCACAACGTGCAGCTTGGAAGTCGACTTGTAGACCGATCATAGGACTAGATGGTGCATTTCTTAAATGGGATGTGAAAGGCCAATTGATTGCTGCTATGGGAAGAGATGGAGATTGCAGAATTGTGCCGATTGCGTGGGCAGTCGTAGAGATTGAAAATGACATTAATTGGGCATGGTTTGTGAATTACCTAAAAGTGGATTTACAACTCAGTGATGGGAGCAATTTGACATTCATATCCGATAAGCAAAAG ggttTGGTGAAAGCTGTTCACCTTGAACTTCCCAATGCAGAACATCGTATGTGTGCGAGACACATTCTAGGAAACTGGAAGAGAGACAGCCACGACCCACAACTAGAGAGACTGGTCTTGGAAATAGCCCGTAGCTACACCTTAGGAGACTTTATAGAGCATACGAATGCATTGAAGAGCTACAATCAGCTAGCGCATCAAACTCTACAAGCCACCAATCCACATACATGGTCTGGAGCTTACTTTAAGGTTGGTTCTTGTTGCAATGATAATTTGAACAACCTGAATGAATCTTTTAACAAAACCATTTGCGAGGCTATGAGAAAACCACTACTTGGCATGTTAGAAGATATTAGGCGAAAATGTATGGTACGCACAACAAAAAGGTCTATCATCGCTAATAGATTGAAGACTAGATACACAAAGAGGGCACATATTGCGATAGAAACTGCTATAGCTAAGTCTCAAGATTGTATTAGATACATGGCTACGGGTGATGTCTATGAAATTGACTATCATAACTGCTCATATAGCGTTGATATGGGTCTGAAAACATGTGGTTGTGGGATGTGGCAATTGAATGGAATTCCTCGTAACCATGCTGCTTGTGTGATAACAGCAAAGAAACAGAAAATAGTTGACTATGTTTCTGATTATTACACTACCATAAGATGGAGAAAAACTTATGATTGTAGTATTAGGCCTGTGGAAGGGATGAAGTTATGGCCTATGCTGAACAGGTTACCAGTCTTGCCTCCACCAAATAGGTTAGGTAATAGAGGAAGACCAAGCACTTATGCCAGACGGAAAATCGCAAATgaatcatcatcttcctctagTAAAACTAAGTTAAGCCGTGAGAAGCGTGTCATGATATTCTCTAATTGTAGAGAAGAAGGACATACTAAGCCGAGATGTTCAAAACCAAGCGTTCCACCTGAACCTAAACGTCCAAGTGGTCGGCCAAAGAATGATCAG GGAGGATCACAAGGTGGATCACAAATTGGATCATAA